A window of the Rhinoraja longicauda isolate Sanriku21f chromosome 20, sRhiLon1.1, whole genome shotgun sequence genome harbors these coding sequences:
- the rad52 gene encoding DNA repair protein RAD52 homolog isoform X4, producing the protein MYQYTAEEYQAIQSALQRRLGPEYISQRPAGGGQKVCYIEGHRVINLANELFGYNGWSHSITQQNVDFVDLINGKFYVGVSAFIKVQLKDGCFHEDVGYGVSEGLKSKALSLEKARKEAVTDGLKRSLRSFGNALGNCILDKEYLRMVNKLPRQQTDFQLADPKRKDDEPMVRKARYSSLLQAQHQHLPAPDSYPPNEDDDGEITDRKDEVARGNCSLSCNTDCSTDLDPTHQRKLRQKQLQQQFKEQMAKKQPEPHKTGSCSGAQATNYPVTTAQSKLAPKVNHSTPVNHEADFFQDKLLADDPELWDIPLDGTSFESNPNALRQEQTLATPVTDQHQMMTRSRTPRKIIPSKQPHNAYQNQTVESSPCRMGQFMKKRRLEPA; encoded by the exons GTCTGCTACATCGAGGGTCACAGGGTTATCAACCTCGCTAATGAACTCTTTGGATATAATGGTTGGTCCCATTCCATCACACAACAAAATGTTG attttgtgGATCTCATTAATGGAAAATTTTATGTGGGCGTCAGTGCATTTATAAAGGTCCAACTCAAG GATGGGTGTTTCCATGAAGATGTTGGTTATGGAGTGAGTGAAGGACTGAAATCCAAGGCATTGTCCCTGGAGAAGGCCAGGAAGGAAGCGGTTACTGATGGACTGAAGCGATCTTTGAG ATCTTTTGGCAATGCCTTGGGTAATTGTATTCTGGATAAGGAGTACCTGCGAATGGTTAATAAACTACCAAGACAG CAAACAGATTTTCAGTTGGCTGATCCTAAAAGGAAGGATGACGAACCCATGGTTCGGAAAGCCAGGTATAGCAGCTTATTACAGGCTCAGCACCAACATCTGCCTGCTCCTGATTCATATCCTCCTAACGAAGACGATGACGGAGAAATTACAGACAGGAAAGATGAAGTGGCAAGAGGAAATTGCAGCCTTTCCTG CAACACAGATTGCAGCACTGATCTGGATCCCACACACCAACGGAAACTTCGACAGAAGCAACTCCAACAACAGTTCAAAGAACAGATGGCAAAGAAACAACCAGAGCCACACAAAACTGGTAGTTGTAGTGGAGCACAAGCAACCAATTACCCAG TGACAACTGCACAGTCAAAATTGGCACCAAAGGTTAATCACAGCACACCTGTCAACCATGAAGCCGATTTCTTCCAGGATAAGCTCTTGGCTG ATGATCCTGAACTCTGGGATATTCCTCTGGATGGTACCAGTTTTGAGAGTAATCCAAATGCCCTTAGGCAGGAACAAACTCTAGCTACACCTGTTACAGACCAACATCAAATGATGACAAGGAGCAGAACTCCACGAAAGATAATTCCCTCAAAACAACCACACAATGCCTATCAAAACCAAACAG TAGAATCCAGTCCTTGCCGAATGGGGCAATTCATGAAGAAACGCAGATTGGAACCTGCCTGA